The Shewanella japonica genome has a window encoding:
- a CDS encoding efflux RND transporter permease subunit, with amino-acid sequence MNVLLSLLLTRKFAAKILTVLIISIGAWTTYHLPLAEKPRFDMGKGNIITTYPGATASDIESNITSKLEKELLSISGLKVFTSKSESGISNISFELRSDVSKPDVVYQDIRDAISRVSDLPAGITEAPTLTIKKSYSLDFMVIGIAGDVPYSVLREKAKKLELALRRLEGIGEVHPIDLRNPEFIIQLEPISLKRYGLTIDDVASIISQRNALISGGRLEELSNNPELVTTAELNNLQALQETFVSFNPNLQLKDLASEIIDSYEKGSAYGTINGNQSILFDLRTNETADVVATSKRVKALLAQEQHALGKEYTLAIGSDLSADIQEKANIVQSNGLIGLALVLAVLAIFLNKRIALWVAISIPVCIFGALTVLASLGQILDVFTLSALILIIGIIVDDAVVVSDKIVSLVEQGHDINIAVVEGVKSVFPAVLASILSTMIAFIPLLFFPGNSGKLMYVIPLTVVIALIFSFIDALLFIPAHLKGVLKNDARLPQKPAGNFKTMNTLIRDTITHYKLILPISLIAITAMTTLSVKNISYLFFPTDGAYLIEVSAEANPKLSLDEVWQQTQQLEAIFESTPEVNYWYGEVSSPTSTWVISLTPSNKRTRIAEGIVAAWEEQLLDIENLNQVEFDIDGGGPPVGRPIDLRIVGGSDNGREQLANNVTEFLSAIEGTARVKRDINQPTPQVEAVLQHRWLNYYGITATQVGEIIKYAIEGQRVTRIFNGKEEVYFRVTLEDNDKSLQELDEITLRASDGRLVPLKELVRWKFNNTVAKITHFNGERVVRVSSSVDATITDPIAVYEQVQTEFSTKHFDGARIVPMGQILETQEAQTGFSIAIIIALVGIAIILLLLFDNIIESLIVLTVIPFGIGGALFILLLHNQVLSFFSIIGMIALIGIMVNNSLVLIWHLKDTLKDKGNLSDVEFVIKGTQSRIRAISLTTMTTVAGLIPLAYGFGGYDNYMSPMALIVGWGCIISLIVTLTIIPSIYLWVMKLNLVPQPSTNQ; translated from the coding sequence ATGAATGTATTACTCTCGTTACTGTTAACACGTAAATTTGCCGCAAAAATACTCACAGTATTAATCATTAGCATAGGAGCATGGACGACATATCACCTTCCTTTGGCTGAGAAACCACGTTTTGATATGGGTAAAGGAAATATCATCACGACTTATCCAGGTGCCACCGCATCAGACATTGAAAGCAACATTACCAGTAAATTAGAAAAAGAATTGCTGTCCATTTCTGGCTTAAAGGTATTCACCTCTAAATCAGAAAGTGGCATCTCTAATATTAGCTTTGAACTCAGAAGTGATGTCTCCAAGCCAGATGTCGTATACCAAGATATACGTGATGCAATTTCAAGAGTCTCTGACTTGCCAGCAGGCATCACTGAGGCACCGACTTTAACCATCAAAAAATCATATAGCCTTGATTTTATGGTCATCGGTATTGCAGGTGATGTGCCCTATTCCGTGCTACGTGAGAAAGCTAAAAAGCTCGAGTTAGCATTAAGAAGGCTTGAAGGTATAGGCGAAGTCCACCCTATCGACTTACGTAATCCCGAATTTATCATTCAACTCGAACCTATCTCATTAAAGCGTTACGGACTAACAATTGATGACGTCGCTAGCATCATTTCACAGCGCAATGCATTAATCAGTGGTGGTCGGTTAGAAGAGTTAAGCAATAATCCTGAACTGGTCACTACAGCAGAATTAAACAATCTACAGGCACTACAAGAGACGTTCGTTTCTTTTAACCCTAATTTGCAGCTTAAAGATCTTGCTAGTGAAATTATTGATAGTTATGAAAAAGGCTCTGCCTACGGCACAATTAACGGCAATCAAAGTATTCTTTTTGATTTACGTACCAACGAAACCGCAGATGTTGTCGCAACCTCTAAACGAGTCAAAGCACTACTCGCCCAAGAGCAACATGCCCTAGGAAAAGAGTATACCTTGGCAATTGGTTCTGACCTTTCCGCTGATATACAAGAAAAAGCCAATATCGTACAAAGTAATGGATTAATTGGCTTGGCATTAGTTTTAGCTGTATTAGCGATATTCTTAAATAAACGCATTGCATTGTGGGTTGCCATCTCTATCCCTGTTTGCATTTTCGGCGCTCTGACCGTTTTAGCCTCTTTGGGGCAAATTTTGGATGTGTTCACCCTTTCAGCATTAATTCTAATTATCGGGATCATTGTTGATGATGCGGTAGTGGTGAGCGATAAAATCGTATCATTAGTCGAACAAGGTCATGACATCAACATCGCTGTCGTTGAGGGGGTTAAAAGTGTTTTTCCTGCTGTACTCGCCAGTATTTTATCAACCATGATTGCCTTTATTCCGTTACTTTTTTTCCCTGGTAACAGCGGTAAACTGATGTATGTCATTCCTCTCACCGTTGTCATCGCACTGATTTTTTCGTTTATTGATGCTTTATTGTTTATTCCTGCTCATTTGAAAGGCGTGTTAAAAAACGATGCAAGATTACCCCAAAAGCCAGCGGGTAACTTCAAAACAATGAACACCTTGATTCGCGACACAATTACACACTACAAATTGATTTTACCTATTTCGTTAATTGCCATCACAGCAATGACAACTCTGTCGGTTAAAAATATCAGTTACTTATTTTTTCCTACCGATGGCGCTTACCTCATTGAGGTAAGCGCTGAAGCAAACCCCAAATTATCACTCGATGAAGTATGGCAACAAACACAACAGCTAGAAGCCATATTCGAGTCAACCCCTGAAGTGAATTATTGGTACGGTGAAGTCAGCTCGCCAACAAGTACGTGGGTAATATCTCTCACCCCCTCTAATAAAAGAACTCGTATTGCAGAAGGCATTGTGGCCGCATGGGAAGAACAGCTGCTTGATATAGAGAACTTGAATCAGGTTGAATTCGATATTGATGGCGGTGGTCCACCTGTAGGTAGACCAATTGATTTAAGGATTGTCGGGGGAAGTGACAATGGGCGAGAACAATTAGCCAATAATGTCACTGAATTTCTGAGCGCGATTGAAGGGACGGCTCGTGTTAAACGAGATATCAATCAACCCACTCCACAAGTCGAAGCCGTTTTACAGCACCGCTGGCTGAACTATTATGGGATCACAGCAACTCAAGTGGGTGAAATCATTAAGTATGCGATTGAAGGGCAGCGTGTCACCCGCATTTTTAACGGTAAAGAAGAAGTGTATTTTCGAGTTACTCTTGAAGATAATGATAAATCCTTGCAAGAACTCGACGAGATAACGCTTCGGGCCAGTGATGGCCGATTGGTTCCTTTAAAAGAACTTGTTCGCTGGAAGTTTAATAATACCGTTGCCAAAATCACCCATTTTAATGGTGAGCGTGTTGTCAGGGTATCCTCAAGTGTTGATGCAACAATCACAGACCCAATTGCTGTATATGAACAAGTGCAAACCGAGTTTTCCACCAAACACTTCGATGGTGCACGCATTGTCCCAATGGGGCAAATTCTAGAAACTCAAGAAGCACAAACAGGATTCAGCATTGCCATCATCATCGCTTTAGTTGGTATAGCGATTATCCTTTTGTTGCTATTCGACAATATTATAGAGTCGCTAATTGTGCTTACTGTGATCCCTTTTGGTATTGGTGGTGCTCTGTTTATTCTGTTGCTGCACAATCAAGTACTGAGTTTTTTTTCGATCATCGGCATGATTGCGCTTATTGGTATTATGGTGAATAACAGCTTAGTACTCATTTGGCATCTAAAAGACACCCTGAAGGACAAAGGCAACTTGAGTGATGTGGAGTTTGTCATAAAAGGAACCCAAAGCCGCATAAGAGCCATCAGTTTAACGACAATGACTACCGTTGCAGGCCTGATACCTTTAGCATATGGCTTCGGCGGTTATGATAATTACATGTCACCAATGGCATTGATCGTTGGGTGGGGATGCATTATTTCACTCATCGTCACCTTAACAATCATACCTTCAATTTATTTATGGGTAATGAAACTGAATCTTGTTCCACAGCCTTCGACCAATCAATAG
- a CDS encoding NAD(P)/FAD-dependent oxidoreductase produces the protein MIHHDVIIIGAGAAGLMCAATAGYRGRDVLVLDNAKQAGKKILISGGGRCNFTNQKVEPHNFICGNSHFVKSALARYRSSDFIELVERHGIDYHERDHGQLFCNDSAKDIVNMLMTECEWAGAKVQLRTEMTKVSKNAQGQFEVLTSNGDFSCDSLVIATGGLSMPKLGASPYGYKLAEQFGLSVLPTQAGLVPFTWHSDQKARFEPLSGIAVPSTITAEDGTQFSEALLFTHRGLSGPAILQISNYWQAGQAISIDLLPNESAAEKLEIALANSPKQSLRNTISQWLPKRLVEALFDAAQLDKALNQLGHGERDQIAKDLNEWSIVMNGTEGYRTAEVTLGGVDTNELSSKTMEAKSVAGLYFIGEVMDVSGWLGGFNFQWAWSSGVAAGMAV, from the coding sequence GTGATACATCATGACGTAATTATTATTGGTGCAGGAGCTGCGGGCTTAATGTGTGCGGCAACTGCAGGCTATCGAGGTCGTGACGTACTGGTATTGGATAATGCCAAACAAGCGGGTAAAAAAATTCTGATTAGTGGTGGTGGGCGTTGTAACTTTACCAACCAAAAAGTTGAACCGCACAATTTTATCTGTGGTAACAGCCACTTTGTAAAGTCTGCACTGGCAAGGTATCGTTCTTCAGATTTTATCGAACTTGTGGAACGTCATGGTATTGATTATCACGAGCGAGATCATGGTCAACTGTTTTGTAATGACTCAGCGAAAGACATCGTCAATATGCTCATGACGGAATGTGAATGGGCTGGCGCCAAAGTGCAATTACGTACAGAAATGACCAAAGTGAGCAAGAATGCTCAAGGCCAATTTGAAGTGCTGACGTCAAATGGTGACTTTAGCTGTGACTCACTGGTTATCGCAACGGGTGGGTTATCTATGCCGAAACTTGGTGCGTCGCCATATGGCTATAAGCTTGCTGAACAATTTGGATTATCGGTGCTGCCAACCCAAGCGGGTTTAGTACCTTTTACATGGCATAGTGATCAAAAGGCACGTTTTGAGCCGCTATCAGGTATTGCAGTACCGTCAACGATTACAGCAGAAGACGGCACGCAGTTTAGTGAAGCGTTGTTGTTTACCCACCGTGGTTTATCAGGGCCAGCTATTTTACAAATTTCAAATTATTGGCAAGCGGGTCAAGCTATTAGTATTGATTTATTGCCTAATGAAAGCGCGGCTGAAAAGCTTGAAATTGCTTTAGCTAATAGCCCTAAGCAAAGCTTACGCAATACTATTAGCCAATGGTTACCAAAGCGTTTGGTTGAGGCGTTATTTGATGCTGCACAACTTGATAAAGCTCTAAATCAATTAGGTCATGGCGAGCGAGATCAAATAGCTAAAGACTTAAATGAGTGGTCAATTGTGATGAATGGCACAGAAGGTTATCGTACTGCTGAAGTGACGTTAGGTGGTGTTGATACGAATGAATTGTCATCGAAAACCATGGAAGCGAAATCGGTTGCTGGTTTGTATTTTATCGGTGAAGTCATGGATGTCAGTGGCTGGCTCGGAGGGTTCAACTTTCAATGGGCTTGGTCATCTGGTGTTGCAGCTGGAATGGCTGTTTAG
- the gpsA gene encoding NAD(P)H-dependent glycerol-3-phosphate dehydrogenase, whose translation MSNATEITVLGAGSYGTALAISLASSGHKTLLWGHEPEHMEALAKDRANSAFLPGIAFPDTLKLESDLSKALAASKNVLVVVPSHVFGLVLSQAKPLLRDDARIVWATKGLEPETGRLLQDVAREQLGGDIPLAVLSGPTFAKELAAGMPTAISVAGTCADFTSDLVELLHSPKRLRVYANDDFTGLQLGGAVKNVIAIGAGMSDGIGFGANARTALITRGLVELTRLGVALGADSNTFMGMAGLGDLVLTCTDNQSRNRRFGLALGKGSDVDTAQTEIGQVVEGYRNTKEVYTLAKRLGVEMPITEQIYQVLYQGKTPVEAAKELLGRDQKSETISE comes from the coding sequence ATGAGTAACGCTACCGAAATTACGGTATTAGGGGCGGGGTCTTATGGCACCGCCCTTGCCATTTCTCTCGCCAGCAGTGGTCATAAGACCTTGCTATGGGGTCATGAGCCTGAGCACATGGAAGCCCTTGCTAAAGACAGAGCCAACAGCGCATTTTTACCAGGGATCGCTTTCCCTGATACGCTTAAGCTAGAGTCTGACTTAAGTAAAGCATTAGCAGCGAGTAAAAATGTGTTGGTTGTAGTACCAAGCCATGTATTTGGTTTAGTTCTCAGTCAAGCTAAACCATTGCTTCGAGATGATGCTCGCATTGTCTGGGCAACTAAAGGTTTAGAGCCAGAAACAGGTCGATTATTGCAAGATGTTGCTCGAGAACAATTAGGGGGTGATATTCCTCTCGCTGTGTTATCTGGGCCAACATTCGCTAAAGAGCTTGCTGCAGGAATGCCAACAGCAATCTCAGTTGCAGGTACCTGTGCCGACTTTACCAGTGATTTAGTAGAGTTATTGCATAGTCCTAAACGCTTACGTGTTTATGCAAATGATGACTTTACCGGTTTACAATTAGGTGGCGCGGTAAAAAACGTTATCGCAATTGGTGCTGGCATGTCTGATGGTATTGGCTTTGGTGCCAATGCGCGTACAGCATTAATCACTCGTGGTTTGGTTGAATTGACTCGTCTTGGTGTGGCACTGGGTGCCGACAGTAACACCTTTATGGGAATGGCAGGTTTAGGTGACCTAGTGTTGACCTGTACCGATAACCAATCACGTAACCGCCGTTTTGGTTTAGCATTAGGTAAAGGCAGTGATGTCGATACTGCGCAAACAGAAATTGGCCAAGTGGTTGAAGGTTATCGTAATACCAAAGAAGTTTACACATTAGCGAAACGACTTGGTGTTGAAATGCCGATAACTGAGCAAATTTACCAAGTGCTTTATCAAGGTAAAACGCCAGTTGAAGCGGCTAAAGAGCTACTAGGGCGAGACCAAAAGTCTGAGACCATCTCTGAGTAG
- the secB gene encoding protein-export chaperone SecB, producing MAEVANNEEQAPQFNIQRVFTKDVSFETPNSPAVFQKEWNPEVKLDLDTRSNKLSDDVYEVVLSLTVTAQNGDETAFLCEVQQAGIFSITGLTEQQLAHSLGAYCPNVLFPYARETVGNLVSRGTFPQLNLAPVNFDALFAQYVQQRQQEAAAAPAAEENA from the coding sequence ATGGCTGAAGTAGCAAACAACGAAGAACAAGCACCACAATTCAACATTCAACGCGTATTCACTAAAGATGTTTCATTTGAAACGCCAAACAGCCCAGCTGTTTTCCAAAAAGAATGGAACCCAGAAGTTAAGCTAGATCTTGATACTCGTAGCAACAAACTTTCTGACGACGTGTATGAAGTTGTTCTTTCGTTAACCGTCACTGCACAAAATGGCGACGAAACCGCTTTCTTATGTGAAGTACAACAAGCTGGTATTTTCTCTATCACAGGTTTAACTGAGCAGCAATTGGCTCACTCTTTAGGTGCATACTGCCCTAACGTTTTATTCCCATACGCACGTGAAACAGTAGGTAACTTAGTTTCTCGTGGTACGTTCCCACAGCTTAACCTTGCTCCAGTGAACTTTGACGCGTTATTCGCTCAATACGTTCAACAGCGCCAGCAAGAAGCTGCTGCAGCACCAGCTGCTGAAGAAAACGCTTAA
- a CDS encoding rhodanese-like domain-containing protein yields MQEYIEFFQANPVLSIAWVGLFIVVVVTTIKTATSKVINVNTQELTMLMNKQGGKVIDVRSQEEFRKGHIVDALNVPLSEIKNNKATALEKYKSSPIITVCSAGMTSAQAAQLLVTQGFENVSNLKGGMGDWTAANLPTVKGKK; encoded by the coding sequence ATGCAAGAATATATTGAATTTTTTCAGGCGAACCCAGTTTTAAGTATCGCTTGGGTTGGTTTGTTCATCGTTGTAGTTGTGACGACAATTAAGACAGCAACATCTAAAGTTATCAACGTCAACACACAAGAATTGACCATGCTGATGAACAAGCAAGGCGGTAAAGTGATTGATGTTCGTTCGCAAGAAGAGTTCCGTAAAGGGCATATCGTAGATGCGTTAAACGTGCCTTTGTCTGAAATTAAAAATAATAAAGCCACAGCCCTTGAAAAGTATAAAAGCAGTCCCATTATTACTGTATGTAGTGCTGGAATGACATCTGCGCAAGCAGCTCAACTTCTTGTTACACAAGGCTTTGAAAATGTCAGCAACTTAAAAGGCGGTATGGGCGACTGGACTGCTGCAAACTTACCAACAGTAAAAGGTAAGAAGTAA
- the gpmM gene encoding 2,3-bisphosphoglycerate-independent phosphoglycerate mutase, with protein MATQKRPLALLILDGWGYRENTHNNAIYHANTPVLDKLNATYPHSLISGSGMDVGLPDGQMGNSEVGHINIGSGRIVYQELTRISKSIADNEFAQNTALCESIDKAISKDGAVHIMGLMSPGGVHSHEEHIEAMCRMAVERGATKVYLHAFLDGRDTPPRSAKGSLEHFDELFKSLGHGKIASLLGRYYAMDRDNRWDRVDKAYNLITQGQAEFNFSSAVDALEAAYARDENDEFVAATTIGDTVSLEDNDALVFMNFRADRARQITRSFVNADFDGFKRQVTPSVNFVMLTNYANDIKAPVAFPSTDLVNTLGETLQNLGKTQLRISETEKYAHVTFFFNGGKEQPFEGESRELIKSPDVATYDLQPEMNSTELTDKLVAAIESNKFDVIICNYPNGDMVGHTGNFDAAVKACEAVDACIGRVVDALQKVGGECLITADHGNAEQMTDETTGQAHTAHTSELVPFIYVGRDATIEDGGRLSDIAPTMLTLMEQDVPSEMTGRSIINLKE; from the coding sequence ATGGCGACTCAAAAGCGTCCACTGGCATTACTTATCTTAGATGGCTGGGGCTACCGTGAAAATACGCATAATAATGCGATTTATCATGCCAACACCCCAGTTCTAGATAAACTTAATGCTACTTACCCCCATAGCCTGATTTCTGGTTCAGGTATGGATGTTGGCCTACCTGACGGTCAAATGGGTAATTCAGAAGTCGGCCATATCAATATTGGTTCTGGCCGCATTGTCTATCAAGAGCTGACTCGTATCAGTAAGTCTATTGCTGACAATGAGTTTGCACAAAACACTGCACTGTGCGAATCCATTGATAAAGCCATCAGTAAAGATGGCGCTGTGCATATCATGGGGTTAATGTCGCCAGGTGGTGTACATAGCCATGAAGAGCATATTGAAGCTATGTGTCGTATGGCTGTAGAGCGTGGTGCCACAAAAGTGTACTTGCATGCATTTTTAGATGGCCGTGATACGCCTCCACGCAGCGCTAAAGGCTCACTAGAGCACTTTGACGAACTGTTTAAATCACTAGGTCACGGTAAAATAGCCTCACTACTTGGTCGCTATTATGCAATGGACCGTGATAACCGCTGGGATCGTGTTGATAAGGCTTATAACCTTATCACCCAAGGCCAAGCTGAATTTAACTTCTCAAGTGCTGTCGATGCATTAGAGGCGGCATATGCGCGTGATGAAAACGATGAGTTTGTAGCTGCTACGACCATCGGTGATACTGTGTCATTAGAAGACAATGACGCACTGGTATTTATGAATTTCCGTGCTGACCGAGCTCGCCAAATCACTCGCAGTTTTGTTAATGCCGATTTTGACGGTTTTAAGCGCCAGGTCACGCCTAGTGTGAACTTTGTCATGTTGACGAACTATGCCAACGACATTAAAGCTCCCGTCGCTTTCCCATCTACTGACTTAGTAAATACCTTAGGTGAAACATTACAAAACCTAGGCAAGACTCAGTTACGTATCTCTGAAACCGAAAAATATGCTCACGTAACATTTTTCTTTAATGGCGGCAAAGAGCAGCCATTTGAAGGTGAAAGCCGCGAGTTAATTAAGTCTCCTGACGTAGCAACTTACGATCTTCAACCAGAGATGAACTCAACTGAACTAACCGATAAATTGGTTGCTGCAATTGAGTCTAACAAGTTTGATGTCATCATATGTAACTACCCTAATGGCGATATGGTTGGTCATACTGGCAACTTCGATGCTGCAGTAAAAGCATGTGAAGCGGTTGATGCTTGTATTGGCCGAGTTGTTGATGCATTACAAAAAGTTGGCGGCGAATGCTTAATTACAGCCGATCATGGTAATGCTGAGCAAATGACTGATGAAACCACAGGCCAAGCACATACTGCTCACACAAGTGAGTTAGTGCCATTTATCTACGTCGGTCGTGACGCGACAATTGAAGATGGTGGCCGATTGAGCGATATCGCGCCAACTATGTTAACCTTGATGGAACAAGACGTGCCATCAGAAATGACAGGCCGCTCAATCATTAATCTCAAAGAGTAA
- a CDS encoding murein hydrolase activator EnvC family protein codes for MNRRQLFKASIFAGFLIISSSVQSADLNKRQSELKAIQAQINQQQNSLKDTSRQREKLISLLKRDEQAISNAAQKVNQTQSSLTQVNSKLSELETETIQLDKRRTTQQKTLSKQLSSAYLAGNHDYSKMMLNQQNPATVERMLAYYQYLNNARIKAITDLKATIEQLDTIKQQQVTEQQKLNALIIEQKQQAEQLSKEQSQRKQTLAQIQRTLTSKGAELEQMQIEEASLKRLIEQALLAAKDNPEMDGLAKRRGKLNWPTKGHLASKFGSRRSGQIRWKGVVIAAPEGRSITAVAPGTVIYADWLRGFGMVMVVDHGEGYMSLYGHAQALLIQPGETVQKGESIALVGSSGGQTESGLYFEIRHKGQAVNPAKYCR; via the coding sequence GTGAATAGACGACAACTGTTCAAAGCCAGCATATTTGCTGGCTTTCTGATAATTTCATCATCAGTTCAAAGTGCCGATCTGAATAAGCGTCAGTCAGAGCTTAAAGCCATTCAAGCGCAGATCAATCAACAACAAAACTCTTTGAAAGACACCAGTCGTCAACGAGAAAAGCTCATCTCGCTGCTTAAGCGTGATGAGCAAGCTATTTCAAATGCAGCTCAAAAAGTCAATCAAACCCAATCTTCACTAACTCAAGTTAACAGTAAACTTAGTGAGTTAGAGACTGAAACGATTCAATTAGACAAGCGACGAACTACGCAACAAAAAACCTTATCAAAGCAATTATCTAGTGCCTATTTAGCTGGTAATCATGACTACTCAAAAATGATGTTAAACCAGCAGAATCCAGCGACTGTTGAACGTATGCTGGCTTACTATCAGTACCTTAATAATGCTCGAATTAAAGCCATTACAGATTTAAAGGCGACCATAGAGCAATTAGACACAATCAAGCAGCAGCAAGTCACTGAACAACAAAAGCTTAATGCACTTATTATTGAGCAAAAGCAACAAGCTGAACAACTGAGTAAAGAGCAAAGCCAACGTAAACAAACGTTGGCACAAATTCAGCGAACCTTAACGAGTAAAGGGGCTGAACTTGAGCAAATGCAAATCGAAGAAGCCAGCTTAAAGCGGCTTATCGAGCAAGCGTTACTTGCAGCTAAAGACAATCCTGAAATGGACGGCCTTGCTAAACGACGAGGCAAATTAAACTGGCCTACAAAAGGGCATTTAGCATCTAAATTTGGCAGTCGCCGCTCAGGACAAATACGCTGGAAAGGCGTCGTTATCGCTGCACCAGAAGGGCGGAGTATTACCGCTGTTGCGCCAGGTACCGTCATTTATGCTGATTGGCTACGTGGTTTTGGCATGGTCATGGTTGTCGATCATGGTGAAGGCTACATGAGCCTGTACGGTCACGCTCAGGCACTGTTAATTCAGCCTGGAGAAACTGTACAGAAAGGAGAATCTATTGCTCTTGTCGGGAGTTCAGGCGGACAGACAGAATCTGGCCTATACTTTGAAATACGACACAAAGGGCAAGCCGTTAACCCAGCGAAATATTGTCGATAA
- a CDS encoding S41 family peptidase: MMQFARYFLCFFLGISVALSMSLFSSEQHYKSDSEYSYSLLLDVIDTIHTYYFNDVNREQLIEFAIDGIFTNLDPYSGFLDANDYQSINDNNSGQYFGYGFEVATDDDQITIITPYPNSPAARANLQPGDKVLQLNDTVIDSANLTDVLMDIKQNSNAKQTINLTIEREENAPFELSLNPELIHIESINAKILKGNIGYIQLNSFQEDATSAIIRQSKLWKDIELTGLILDVRNNPGGLLGQAISIADLFLQNGLIVSTEGRFFDANEVYYASQPAIFKHVPMVVLINKGSASASEVLAAALQENNRATLVGETSFGKGTVQSLIPMLEMGNAIKLTIAKYSTPDGNDIHSKGIEPDIKISNEAILNSEYLDIIEQSTAQYDEPQDGQISSAIAWITTHN; this comes from the coding sequence ATGATGCAATTTGCACGCTATTTCTTATGTTTTTTCTTGGGTATCTCGGTTGCGCTTTCGATGAGCTTGTTTAGCTCTGAGCAACATTATAAATCAGATTCTGAGTACAGCTACAGCCTGCTACTTGATGTGATAGATACCATCCACACTTATTACTTTAATGACGTCAATCGCGAACAACTGATCGAGTTTGCCATTGATGGCATTTTTACAAATCTCGACCCATATTCAGGCTTTTTAGACGCTAACGATTACCAAAGCATCAATGACAATAATAGTGGCCAATACTTTGGATACGGTTTCGAAGTGGCCACCGATGATGACCAGATCACGATTATTACTCCTTATCCTAACTCTCCTGCAGCTAGAGCCAACTTGCAGCCTGGTGATAAAGTACTTCAGCTAAACGATACTGTCATTGACAGTGCAAATTTAACTGATGTGCTAATGGATATTAAACAAAACAGCAACGCCAAACAGACCATTAATTTAACCATCGAGCGTGAAGAAAATGCGCCGTTCGAGTTGTCACTTAACCCTGAACTTATTCATATAGAATCTATCAATGCCAAAATACTCAAAGGTAATATTGGTTATATCCAATTGAACTCATTTCAAGAAGATGCAACAAGCGCCATCATAAGACAATCTAAACTTTGGAAGGACATTGAGTTAACAGGGCTTATTCTGGATGTGCGTAATAATCCTGGTGGGTTATTAGGACAGGCCATTAGTATCGCTGACTTGTTTTTACAAAATGGACTCATTGTTTCTACAGAAGGAAGATTTTTTGATGCCAACGAAGTGTATTACGCATCCCAGCCAGCCATTTTTAAGCACGTTCCTATGGTGGTATTAATTAATAAGGGTTCAGCATCTGCATCAGAAGTGCTTGCTGCGGCACTACAAGAAAATAACCGCGCAACTTTAGTCGGCGAAACAAGTTTTGGTAAAGGCACAGTACAAAGCCTGATCCCTATGTTAGAAATGGGCAATGCTATTAAACTCACCATCGCCAAATATAGTACGCCAGATGGTAATGATATCCACAGCAAAGGAATTGAACCTGACATCAAAATTTCTAACGAAGCTATTCTAAATTCTGAATATCTGGATATAATTGAGCAATCAACTGCGCAATATGATGAGCCACAGGATGGCCAGATTTCTTCAGCTATTGCATGGATAACAACACATAACTAA